The DNA window ttctttttttttttttccacttattttttttttattaacttgagtatttcttatatacatttctagtgttattccctttcccggtttctgggcaaacatccccctcccccctccccttccttatgggtgttcccctcccaatcctctccccattgctgccctccccccaacagtctagttcactgggggttcagtcttagcaggacccagggcttccccttccactggtgctcttactaggatattcattgctacctatgaggtcagagtccagggtcagtccatgtatagtctttaggtagtggcttagtccctggaagctctggttgcttggcattgttgtacatatggggtctcgagccccttcaagctcttccagttctttctctgattccttcaatgggggtcctattctcaattctcgccagcatttgctgtcacctgagtttttgatcttagccattctcactggtgtgaggtgaaatctcagggttgttttgatttgcatttcccttatgactaaagatgttgaacatttctttaggtgtttctcagccattcggcattcctcagctgtgaattgtttgtttagctctgaaccccatttttaatagggttatttgtctccctgcggtctaacttcttaagttctttgtatattttggatataaggcctctatctgttgtaggattggtaaagatcttttcccaatctgttggttgcctttttgtcctaaccacagtgtcctttgccttacagaagctttgcagttttatgagatcccatttgtcgattcttgatcttagagcataagccattggtgttttgttcaggaaattttttccagtgcccatgtgttccagatgcttccctagtttttcttctattagtttgagtgtgtctggtttgatgtggaggtccttgatccacctggacttaagctttgtacagggtgataagcatggatcgatctgcattcttctacatattgacctccagttgaaccagcaccatttgctgaaaatgctatcttttttccattggatggttttgactcctttgtcaaaaatcaagtgaccataggtgtgtgggttcatttctgggtcttcaattctattccattggtctatctgtctgtctctgtaccaataccaggcacaCACTCCGGATTTTCTTGATTGCACTGCTCAAGGCTTTGCATCTGACTACCTAAGGCAGAGACATTGACTGCTTTTGGTGCTTGAGCTATTTAATAGATGAACTCATCCTCATCCTTTGTTACCTggatttttattgcttatttaaccagccatgtttctcagattgtaacctcagcacttgaaAACAATGTGcacctccttttttaaaaacatttcagcaCATTTAATTTTTAGATCCAATATATCCTCTCAGGTTTGCTAAGATATATTTTACGCTTTATTTTGGTTAACATGTTTCCCATTAGGGATGCCCTTTGAACCAATTTGGGAGTATTTAACACCGTTTGCTGCCTAGAGTTATGATTCTGCCGAGCAGGATTCTagtatttatttcattctttcttacATGAAGCTTTGGGCATGCATCTCGCCCATTGTCTCTCACTCTtagtatgatttttttaaaaaattgtttgcaTTTACAGTTCTGCTAAAGACAGATTTTCTTAAAAAGTTTGGCTACTTGCAAATACTACCCCGTTACCCATAGGTGTTCATGACCACAAGTCACATGGGAAATTGTGAtgattatgaatattgacacTGACGGTGAATACTCAGCACATGCCTGCGACTTTCTTTGGTGCTTTGAAGGAGGTGTTCTATGTAATCCTTGCACCATCCCTGTGAGAGGTATGggcagtctcttctagtttctaGATTGGAAAAACATGATTTCTATATAAGATTCACACATAACCCAGTTGTCAAGGATCAGAGCCAAGTGTGGGATTCAGATAGTCTACTCAGAAGTCCAAACATACAATCCCTATGGTTGTGGAGATTATAATTTAGAGCTGAACAATAGGTATTCTGCCAAAAAATCAGAGGTTTGTTCATTCCTTAGAATCATAGCATATCCTGGATACAGTGGTTCTTCTTTAAATCATGTGCCCCACCTCTACACAATTTTCCCCTTTTATTTCCTACCTGTTGTTGATAAATTGCACtgtaagtgttttttttttcctcttctgtcttGGGACAATTTCACTACAGCTTTGTTAACAAGTGCACGGGAGAAATATCACATTACAGTCCTTTGTTGATTTTGAGATAAAGTGCCTGAAAGCCACTCTGTGAATGCTTGAATTTATCTTTGCTAGCCAAACAATGGGGACACATCTAACACTGAggaaaagaatcagagaaaagcATATGTTTTATGCCATTTATTCTAAAGTATAAATATGAGGATTGTAGGAAGATGATACTTGTATAGTTAGGCGAGTATACATTTGAATGTTTTACCACAAAATAGGtgttaaagaaatattaaaggcAAATACTCATAAGAAACATTCTAAAACTAAAGGATCAGTACTAGTCTTACCAATTACATATATTATAGTTTAAAATAGATGCCATaccattttaaagtttttttctgcctttatttACCTCTTTTCTTCCACTGCTGGGTACTGAATCCAGGACACCTGCTGGCAAGTGCTCAGAATTTGTGTATATTACCTCATCCTAAAATGGAATACTTTGAAGTGCATTTCATGTAgggaattataaaaataaatttagctgcttctattattttgttattgtgaTGGATAATGTTAACTCTGAAACTatcatggttttctttttatatgaGATACTAATATTAGCCCATAACAGATTGACATAATTAAGCAAAGAGATAGCTGGcaaattaattttatacttatTCTATACAGACTCCTATGTCTAATTCCCTTCCATTAAATAATATTTCCCATTCTATTTTAGGTCACAGTATTCAGTCTATGTTAGAATTTTGCTGTTATAGTCATGAATGTTTCTTGGATATGATCCATTCTTGAAATATGAGGAGAAAACATAGGACACAGTTTTAGTAGAaggagaatagaaaaaaaatcaatgtaaagGCAGAACAGAATGGACAGAAGAAAGAATACTTAGTGTTTCTTCTAAAAGAAAATTGGTAGCAAAGATACCCTTCTCCTTATTTCCTGCATTATTTTAAGATGCTCTATGTAGGCCATCTCTGATGATACTAGTGACTTGATTTGTATGAAAGGTGATAAACTAAATGTCTGAAGAATGACAGTGACAGTGAACAAAAGCCTGGCCTTAACTTCCTTTAAGTGTGAACATGTCCATACTGTTACCCGTCTATTCTTTCTGCAAcactgtctttgttagggttttactgctgtgaacaaacaccatgaccaaggcaactcttataaagcacaacatttaattggggctggcttacaggttcagaggttcagtccattatcatcaagatgggggcatggcagtatccaggcaggcatggtgcaggcagagctgagagttcaacatcttcatctgaaggctgttagtgggaaactcacttccaggcagctagcatgagggtcttaagcctacagtcacagtgacacacctactccaacaaggccacatcttctccaCTCCCTggatcaagcatattcaaaccataataaGCACACCCTGTTCCTAGAATATGACTCTCTGtatttgtctgtctgcttgtAAAATCTACTTTGATCTGTTGTGTGTGTCCAGGTTGGCATAGGTTGTATAGATTTCCCTTGGAGATGTCAAGAACATGCAATAGGATATGGAGTCTAAACTtgaaaggtttttgtttgttgtttatttgtttgtattttagttTTTGTGTTAGCTTCTCCAGTGTCTCAGCCTTGGTTTTGTAAGGTGAAGTCATGACATATAAACACAGGAGAAAACATATTTTATCTTAGATGCAATAAGTTTACATGGAAATTGGTGCAGCATTTCTTAAGCTCAGCAGTTTTCCAAATAAGACAACTTTGAGTGCTATTTGTGGGAATGGTCCCACACCAATAATGTTTTCGCAAGGAAGTGACAGAGTGGGGAACAAACCCTGGCTCCTAAGCTTATGGACTCCAGGAGGTGTTGTAGACTTTTTTCCATCATAAGTATCTGATGAAGGATGTTTTTGGTAGAGATCTGTGTCAAGAGACAAACATGGATAAGTCTACAGGTGCCAGTGGGCATGGTCTAGAACACAGTTCTAATTCCTAATGCACCTACCTCATTTAGGAGAGCTTTTTATCAATGATCTTTTACTCTCAGAACTTTTTGGATGAAAGTGAAAATAGAGTTCTAAGAGGCTGATGTGATCCTAATGCACCTCACTTAGGGGGAGTCTCAGACTCATGTTTGAGAAGGGAGGGGCTTTATTGGGAAACTTAGCTTTATGATGTACCTAGTGGACATTCCATCATCAACCTCAGCCAAATGAGTCAATCCATGTGGCCAATGGTTTGCCTTCATGGGCTATTGCTTCCTGTGGGTTCTGGGTTGTGTTTACAAATTGTGTGTCCCCAGTGTCCCATGTCAGAATGAGCAATTGTTGCTTTGAGGCCATTAGGGTACTGGTTACTTTGAACTCCTGGGTCCTCTGAGGGATTGTTTCACAGAGGCAAGATAGAATCTTGGAGAACATCTTTCAAATGTGACTCTCACAACCTCACTTGAAGTGATCTCCCAGCTTTATGTTGCTTTTCAGATTGTCAAATGTCTACCTGGTGGTGAATATTACCTTACATCTCATTTCTTAAACACCATTTTAAACcctgaaataaaaacaatgacatgtATTGTGTCTGGTGCTTATGATAagtacgtgtgagtgtgtgtgtgtgtgtgtgtgtgtgtgtgtgtgtgtgtgtgtgtgtggacaagtTAAAATTCTCTTGGTAAAACTGCAGTTTCTAGTATAATAAGCAATCAAACATTTAAAAGTAGATAAGTTATCAGCTACCACATTTATAAGGAGTATGTAGTTTTAGAGTTTGATTctgaagcagaaaaaaataacataatgATTATAAATATTTACTTCAAAGATGGGTTTTGATGCTGAGAGATTATTTACTTTAATTTAGTTTATATTTGAATTCAATttggcttcctcagcctttttTCTCTGTTAGTCAATGTTTTATATGGATCTTCAGGTCAGGTCTGATGGTTTTCAGCCACCCACACCACCTCTTTTGCACTGTTGAATAAAAATAGAAGCGGTATTTTATACCACTTAATAAACAGTGGCCGGATACTGGAGGTGCTtttaagaacaataacaacaacaacaaaaattcatcATTTAATTATAAGCCTCCCAGCAAGGTGTGGAATGCATGCGTTGCCTATTCTTAGATGTGGAGATGTAAATAAACACTCACCTTTTAACTTCTTTTCTCAGGTCACGTGTGCCAATCTAACAAATGGTGGAAAGTCGGAACTTCTGAAGTCAGGAAACAGCAAGTCTACACTAAAACACATATGGACAGAAAGCAGCAAAGACTTGTCTATCAGTCGGCTCCTCTCACAGACTTTCCGTGGTAAAGAAAATGGCACAGATTTGGACCTGCGCTATGACACCCCAGAACCTTATTCCGAGCAAGACCTCTGGGACTGGCTGAGGAACTCCACAGATCTTCAGGAGCCTCGGCCCAGGGCCAAAAGACGGCCCATTGTTAAAACCGGCAAGTTTAAGAAAATGTTCGGATGGGGTGATTTTCATTCCAACATCAAAACAGTGAAGCTAAACCTGTTGATAACTGGGAAAATTGTAGATCATGGCAATGGAACGTTTAGTGTGTATTTCAGGCATAATTCCACTGGTCAAGGGAATGTATCTGTCAGCCTGGTGCCCCCAACAAAAATCGTGGAATTCGATTTGGCACAACAAACCGTGATTGATGCCAAAGATTCCAAGTCCTTCAACTGTCGTATTGAATATGAGAAGGTTGACAAGGCCACCAAGAACACACTCTGCAACTACGACCCTTCAAAAACCTGTTACCAGGAGCAGACCCAAAGTCACGTGTCCTGGCTCTGCTCTAAGCCCTTCAAGGTgatctgtatttacatttccttttATAGTACAGACTATAAACTAGTACAGAAAGTATGCCCTGACTACAActaccacagtgacacaccttacTTCCCCTCCGGATGAAGACGAACAGGGCATGAGACTGAAGCCTGAGGAATTACAGGTCATAGGACAGGGCTGTTACCTTAAGGAAGAAGGTCACATCTGTTGCCTGGAATGTGTCTACACTGCTGCTCTTGTTGACTGGTGCGAACATGCTAGTGGAAAACAATTGATGTAATTTCTGCACAGTCAGCTTCATCTCTCAGCATAGTTGTAAATCACCATAGCTCTCAGAGTCTCATCTGAAGACATGCTGTCACTGTAGAGACACATGAGCACCCACTCCTGCACATTTCAGCTCACATCTATCATGGTACCCTTTGAGAGGGCTTTCATTGTCTTGACTCATGATGGTTCAGGATAAACTATGATCAAACACAAAGAATTAACTAGACAGAGGATGTATCTAACATGCCGTTATGGAAATCTCTTTTAAGGTCTTGAGTCCATGCTAATCAATAGTCCCCACTCATGCATTCCTACTGCTTGGAGTAGCTGTGCTGGTGAATACTACTGTAGGAGTTATATGCttgttaaatggaaaaaaatgtgtcTTTAGAGCTcagtattctttattttatgaacACAACACAGTGTAGTAGCTTTTTCCCAGCATACAGTAGGCACATTCAAGGTGATACAGGATGGCTTTTCTTTCTGTGGAGGGAGGAGCTTGTTCTGAGTAAAGATGAGCAAACATTTGGAATTTACATGTGGGCAGACACTGGGAATTACAGCTTTTCTTGCCTATCACCGGACCTTTGCAATGTTGAGACCAACTAAGGCTGCTTAACACAAGTTCTGATCATTATATAAGAAGGGAAATGCCGGGCAGACACCATGTAAGTTATAAGTGTCTGTCTTATCTTTACTACACATATTGTAACAAACTCAATATCCTAGTCTTCATTTGTATGAATGGTTTGTACTGTATATAGTTTAACCAAGTGTTATTTGAGCTGCTTATTAATATTAAATTGTACTTGTCTCTCTGCTTGTTattggttaaaaagaaaaaaggatctAAGGAATCAATTTTATCAATGTAGCTGTgaactccattaaaaaaagacaaatttaatATACAAAGCATCTATTCAGCTCAAGTATTGTTGAAAGCTATACATATACAACATTACACTGTCTgtatttagatattttatttctggaaaaaatgtacataaaaataaaacccttaAAGTTGAGTTTCAATACGTACgtgtgtaacatggtgatttaAATGGTTCTGACAAGAAGAATGTGCTGGAATACAGCCATGGGTTTGCATCACATGTCTTTGAATTTGAGCAGAATTATCTAAATTGCTATTAGCTGCCTAGTCAAAACAACCTAAGAGTCTCAGTCTCTAGCTTGGGAAATAATTGTGGCATACAACATTGCATGCATTTTTGGTTTACTGTAATGTTAGCTATTTAAGTGTaccaagaaggaaagaaaaaaatcatcagcgaACATAAGGAGAATATTGTTGTTGCCTAAGTTAATTATAATGAGTAGACCTTCTCCCTTGTACAGTCTTTATTTAATTGGAGCATTGAAGCAAAGGCCATGTTTTCTCTATAAAAGAAAACCGAGCTGTCTTGAAGATGTGAATTTGCCTGAGTGGTTGTGATGACACTGTTCTACTGAAGAAATTGGGACAGCAGTGGAAAGCTCCAAGTCTCAAATTCCTTATACCAGAGGAGACCAAACTACGGCTGTAGCGATGTATACGGAcactaagatttatttttacagttGCTGTACACAATCCTAGAAAAATAAACAGCTGAAGAAATGTACAAGATCACTCCTTTTTAAAGCACAGGGTTGGATGTTGAAATACAAAGCATCCCAAAAGCTAGCCTAAAAGTCAAATTAGGAGCTGGGTGTCTTTCTCAGAGGAAAACAACAGGAAGATGGCAGTGAAACAAAGCTACACAGTTCTAAAGTGAGAGCTCAATCAGCACTCTCCTGAAGAAGTCTTCAATTGTTAATCAAATGGTTACCCTGCTACCTGTCCTTAGAACATCTGCCCTGCGTAGGTAGACATTTGTATCAGTATGTGCATGAACTGTCCATGAAACTTAGAACTGTGGCAGCACGGGCAGTAAGAGCTTCATGCATTCCAGCTGTTTGATATGCTAGTCCCAAATAAGCCTTTTCTGGTGCCTATAAATCATGACCACTTCAGACTTGTTTCTCAGCAAACAAAAGAtataaagggagaaagcatttgtTTACTTTAGAGTTATTTGTTGATTGAACTGTGGCTCTCATTTATGTGGTctgaagtgtcttttttttttccaatccaTAATTCAAAATGAGATAAAAACCTGCTTCAGTCTCtacctttctcttctgttctgccATGCTGTCACCCAACAAAATACTGGTCATATATCTATACAAACATAAAGAATATTCCTGACAGAGTGATTCATTTATCTGCCATTCTAGAGATTTCTTtagagaaacaaaatgaaagcacatAGGCAAATTTTGATTTCAATAACTCAAAAATCTAAACCTTTAGACTCATTTTGGGCCTTTAAATATCTTTCCAAACGACAACATTTTCAACACTGACCATGTATTATACCAAGAACTCATGGTGCCACAGAAGTTTAGCAATTTATCTGTATCCAATGTATTCTTGATTTGGTTGCCAGGAACTAGGTAGAGGAAGATCATCAGTGTGGAGACTTCAGATACGCATACTAAAATTCTATTAGAGCAACTTGACACTTCAGTGAACTAGTCAACTAAGTTTTAATTATGTCTAAAAATGTAATGGTCCTCTGAAAAAATGAACTTTATGTAGTGATAAAGGAACGCATCTCAGATATTTAAAAATTGTCTTACACTTTTGAGAAGATACAGAAGAGAACTTCCAGGAATACAGTGCATTTGAAAGAAGCAAGGGTTGTCAATCATGtagtttccttaaaaaaaaatcaacagatatgaaattaagaaaaaagatatTATTATAGTTTCTTGCTTCTATGAAGAAAAACAGTATTCTCAGTTTATCCATTTGtgatcaaaaattaaaaagtcgACATAATATAGTTTTAGCTTTTGGTTCCATGGCCATCAGTGGAGCTTTTGTGTTTGAGCAGAAGGGGACATAGTAGTAATAATGCAGACGCTAGTGCTATTCTGCAAGGACTGGAGAAGCCTGTTAAATATAAAAGTGTTGCTGTATCTTCACTTCAACAAGGGATTGTAAGCCATATTTTCTAACCCAATAGATTTAAACAAATCCTGAGAAGCCTGCgaaactgttttctttctgttttcccacTGCTTTGCATGGAAAAGCTGCTTAGCCAATATAAACAGCCCCTTGGAAGAACAGTGTGCATCTTCCCCATCAACTGCGCATGCCAAATTTTAGCCAGAAACAAACGCAAATGGATGTTTATATGCTTCCAAAGACTTAGCTGACACATCAGCTGCAGTCACTTTATTAACtgcctatttattttatttagttttatttttattcaagtcAAATAGAAGTCAGTAGACACctttgaagatttaaaaaaaaggaagttgaTTTGCCTAAACATGATCACTATTTACTTAGTTTATAAGTGTCAAAAACATGAATTCATCTGTGTAGCCTGAGCAGGATCCTTAAAACCTGATGACTGGGTCAGCATTTTGAAGAGGTTTCAGACACACGTGTATCAGAGAATGATTGCCATGAAACACTGAAAGATTTAGGATTTGCTCTCCAAATTTGatacccaataaaaaataaagtaaaatatataattatgctCCTTTCTACTAGGGTGGAAATATGTAAGTCTTACAAATAAAGAATTCTAGCTTTGATTTTTCTCTGAGCAATGTCGAGAGAAACATTCTAAAATGAGTGCCATGCATCTGAAAAGACGTCTTAACTTGGACCAAATGAACTTCAGTGCTTGTATTTCTGCCTTTCAGGGACACCCATCACATCCATTGGTGAGTTACAGGGAGGTGGTGAACCTACTAGGAGTGTGAGCTGAGTTGCTTTTCCTTGGTGGCTGCAGAGGTCTAGATCTATTCTAGGTTTTAACCTGGATTAGACAGTCACATCCATtcttctttgtgtagctctggtgTCCTGGACTTATTTGCTCTATAGCTCAGGTTAGACTTGAATTAATAGATCCACCTGAACCTGCCTtccggtgctgggattaaaggtgtgactaCCACCACCTCAGCCCCCACAGCCTTTTCTATTCCCACCTGGCTGGCactgttttattattaaaaattctGGGTTAGGGCCTCACATAACAGCTCTAGCATCCTTAGTCTCCTACCATCTGGTCTAACCAACCTAGGGTTTGGACTTGATCCTTGCAGTTGTGACTGTTGAAGAAATACAGCAAGAACTTTGGTAGCATGCAGCAACTGCTAAATAactatattacacacacacacacacacacacacacacacacacacacacacacacacacacgtcattgTCAAAATTTAATCTTTAACCTTTCTGAAACCTAATTTTCATGttaagtttattttatgtacttattttttGCATTTATAACAGTGTTTCAGGGGAATGCATATCACAATCTGTTCAGTGATTTCATGTTCAGGATTCCTCGGACAAAGTTACTGTACATATTTCAACCCTGGCCCCAGCTTAGGCAGAAGTCAGGTCTGATTGTCATTGCCAGTACACCAGTGTAGCAGTCAAGGTCATTTCCCCAACCTACTATTTGCTAAATCATTTTGGGATTGGAGACAGAGAGATGTCTTCGAGCTTGATAAATATGAGACTTGCAGATCAGCAATATGGAGAGCGGTAATGTAATTCTGAGTTACTTCAGGTTCCTGCTGGAGTCTCACTTCAGGGAACTATCTGCTGCTGCGTGCTTAGGAAACATTCAACACTGTAACTCTATTTTTCTCTAAAAATGACTCAAGTAATTATTGTATGTGTTCAGTTAGAATCTTCTTATGGTATTAGGTTATGAATTGAGTTTCCTCGCAGATGTAACTTCACACATATAAAACAAGGGTATTTTCTGCACGAAGTTGAGTGCATGGGTAAATTTGGAAAGATTGTTTAAacttatgttttaattttatttctttcactattTTATTATGCGAACAAATACAGCAAAAACTTTATTTTTGTGCGTTCTGAAGTTTCTACATTAAAGCAGGTTTGGGGCTGCTTTGTGTGTTTCACTAATGTTTCCTGGTAACAACCAAGTAAATGTCTACTcattcaaatttttaaatttacttgaACATATCCTACTAATGTTCAAAacaataattaattaaaagaaccATGATGTGAAAAAGATCACTTTCTACCATTTTCTTTTTACTAAAACCACTTTTTTTTCCAGTGTAGTCTGAGAACTCTATCATTAGCTGAACTTCTTCATCCACTTCACTTTCTCCAAGTGTTAAGGAACTAGAACTTATCAGCAAAATGTCATGTACCTTATGAGTAGCATACTTTATGTTGCCAAAAGTACAATATTCCATTTGATATAAGCCATAAGATAATGGGTGTGCTTATTGATGTACACTTGATATACAATAAATTGCAGAAGCATACAGTACCTAGTACTGCATATTTGTGGGTGTACCCATACCACCATTGTAGTGTATAATGAGAAGAAATGTATTTATCCTCCTCCCACAAATTCCCTGTGCCCTCTTTACATCCCTGGCAACTCCTCCACACCATATACCCCTAGGTACTCACTGGTATGCATTTTGGACACTGTGGTGGTTCCTATACTAGTTCATTCCTTTAAAATACATTGTGATTTATTTTGTGACCACCTTACACATGCATGTAATGTCTTTTGAGCATACCTCTTATTATCCTGTTTTGTCGCCCTTTCTCTCCTCACTAGTTgagtttaaaattctttcttttcttttcttccttccttccatccttccttccttccttccttccttccttccttccttccttccttcctttctttctttcttttttttttttatagttcgCCAggtccctccaccccaccccaaggaGAAGCTCGTCTTGTTTCCTTAAAGCTTGAAAATTTTGTACTAAAACAGAAGTCTCGAAGCCCTAGGGCACACATTGCTCATCACATCTACCATGTCAGTTGGTCAGGTTAAGAATAAATAGTAATAGTCCCACCATGCAATCCAAAATGTGTGCCTCTTATTTACATCACACAGgagttgtgttgttttgttttgctagaaATGTACTGATTAATAATAGCATGTGTTTGGGGAACAGTTCTTGGGAGTTCTTTGAACATTAGACCCTTGCTTATAtgtaaacattttgaaatgtgCAAGGCTTTTAATAGGGGGAATATAGGACTCGGGGAATGAAGGTAGCATGTTGAGTGGAGAGGTTGATGTATCCACAAGATTGGGATGCAAGCATACAAAAACTGTTCGACAGTGTTGACTGTGGCTGACCAGATAGAATGTGGGTCTTTGGAGATGGCACAGTAGGATAATGGTGAATGAAAATCAAGTACCGTTTCCAAATAAAACTAGAGCACTATATGTGACTTGGGGAAGTCTTATGCAAACTTTGGAACAGTATGAGGACACCCTCAACAAACCTAAGTTGCCTGAGGTACTACTAGTGTTTGCTGGGTTCCAGAGTAAACTTAGAGAATATTAGATTTTTCTACAATTAACTATATAGTATGAAATTAATATGTGGTGGGTATAACTTCAATCACTCAATGGAGTTTGCGTATGTGCTTTTATAGAAGTGGCAGTAGTAGTACACATGAATCAGGTTCAACATGGTATAAAGTCTATTGAAGGACATAGCCACCTATTAACATGCGAAGACCTTTTTGTTACTTTATGTCCAGTATAACTTCACAATTTTATGTTTGATTACATAACAATCACAATAA is part of the Rattus norvegicus strain BN/NHsdMcwi chromosome 4, GRCr8, whole genome shotgun sequence genome and encodes:
- the Nxph1 gene encoding neurexophilin-1 precursor — its product is MQAACWYVLLLLQPTVYLVTCANLTNGGKSELLKSGNSKSTLKHIWTESSKDLSISRLLSQTFRGKENGTDLDLRYDTPEPYSEQDLWDWLRNSTDLQEPRPRAKRRPIVKTGKFKKMFGWGDFHSNIKTVKLNLLITGKIVDHGNGTFSVYFRHNSTGQGNVSVSLVPPTKIVEFDLAQQTVIDAKDSKSFNCRIEYEKVDKATKNTLCNYDPSKTCYQEQTQSHVSWLCSKPFKVICIYISFYSTDYKLVQKVCPDYNYHSDTPYFPSG